The sequence ATAGCCTGGTCCTGGCAGTGATCAGGAAAAACACCACTCTGCACCAGCCGATGTACCTTTTTCTAGCTATGCTGGCCTTTGCAGAACTTGGTGTCTCTGCTTCTACACTGCCCACTGTGTTGGGCATCTTCCTTTTTGGTGCCAATGAGATCTGCTTTGAAGCCTGCCTTTTGCAGATGTTCTCCATACATTGCTTTTCCATCATGGAGTCAGGAGTTCTGCTGGCCATGTCTGTGGACCGTTTTGTGGCCATCTACAACCCACTGAGGTACACAGCCATCCTGACCAGGCCCCGTATTGCTGCTACTGGTGCTGCACTTGGACTGAAGAGTGTGATGCTCATGTTCCCACTGCCTTTTCTCCTGAAGCGTCTGCCCTTCTGTGGCCACAATGTCCTCTCCCACTCCTACTGCCTTCACTCAGATCTAATCCAGCTGCCCTGTGGGGATACACGTCCCAACAGCATTCTGGGGCTCTGCATTGTTACTTCTACTTTTGGGCTGGATTCGCTGCTCATCATCCTCTCGTATGTGCTGATCCTCTACACAGTGCTGGGCATTACCTCTGGGGAGGGAAGGTGTAAGGCCCTCAACACATGTGTGTCACATATGTGTGCAGTGCTTGTGTACTATGTGCCCATGATCAGCGTGGCTCTGGTGCACCGCTTCATGAAGCACACTGCACCTGCTCTCCGTCTACTCCTGGCCAACATCTATCTTCTGGTGCCTCCTGTGCTCAACCCCATCATCTACAGTGTTAAGACAAAACAGATTCGCCAGGGGCTCATCCAACTCTTTCTTCCAAGAAAATAATGAGGTTAGGGTCGGTGAGATGGTTACCCACAAGCCACTCCTTTTCATCACCACAAAGGTGGTCCAGGGAAGCACAGAGTGCTTCAATGGCACCAGTAGCAGCTCTATGGGACCTGGTCATCTTGTCAAAGTTAGAAAGGTTGATAAGGCTGCATTTTGATGAATGTATTGAGAGCTCACATTTCATATACAAGAGGTCATAATCTAAATCAGTATTGTATAGTATTTTGTCAGCTCCTTTGTTATATGTATCAACTTAAAATGTACCTAGTCTTTAACCCAGAAATTCCAATTCTTAGCACTGCCCTAGATTTATGCTCTGCTGTTTGTTTATGACCACAGAGACTTGAATAAGAATTTTCACTTCAGcaatgtttgaaataaaataatagtaatttaaaaaaactaattggCTGTCCATAAGTAAACAGTTTAATGAGTTGGGAATCTATCCATACTATGGAGTATTCTACAGTGTAAAAAAGGCCTAGATTGATAGGTATTCAAAGTTTAAGCAAGAGAtaagaagatacacacacacacacacacatacacacacactcatgtatTTAATAACACTTTTTGTAAAACAatttaatcatataaaatatcagttaatttctgaatttaaaaatgcatgttaaactgataataataatagcttctTTTGGAGGAGACTGTGATGGTGTAGAGAGACACAAAAGGAATTCTTtatctgtattatttaaaaaaattaagaataaagcattcaacattttccttccttataaaaatacacaatattatgtatatatacatatatatgcatatttgagTTTATACTGAAAACCTATTCAAATCTTAGGACAATTAGAAGCAAGCTAGGTACTAAGAACAAAGCCCTATAATTGAGAATAAGCCCAGAAGGAATAGTTTCATAAATCAGGAATCTGTACAGTTCTTGAGGAATACTGACTTTGGGGAATAACAATAATTCCGCCTACTAAGGTATCATTGGAAAAATCTACTGTACATGGACACTGAGATGGTGAagtggaaagcagagaaaattatTTGCTAATGCCAAATATCCTTAGTCAGATTGAGATTTTGAAATGTGAGTTTCCAGAATCTGTGCTGAGTTGAAGTCATTGCACATGAAATGTTAGTAAGGAGACACAGGAAGCTTGTTTTTTCTGAGAAGCTTGTTTTCCTCATTGAGGCCTGGATTTACAAGTGTCTCTGTCCTCCTCACAAGACAAGTTGCTTCCCTATTTGAATTCTAACTGCAGTTTTCCTTCTTGCTGTTTGTCTCATACCACACGCAAAATGGTAATCAATAATTATCttgtactgttttattttttatgtccaGTACATTTTAAGTTCAGTAAGGTAGGGCAATGTTTTGGTTCACTACGTACAGCCAGTGACTCCTCTGGTggattttcaataaatgtttgatgatgaAAAAACTAATTATTGAATGAATCAATACAAGTCTACATATATTTGCTTGATCCTTATGtctatatcacatcttttttattctgtGTGCATGAACCCCATTTGATGACATTGTATACCCAttactctttctctcccttctgtttCTGTATTGACTAccatttttctcccccttttacTTTTTCAGGTTCTCTTTCTAAAGTCGAAAGAATATACTCCTGGAAGATACTAAGCCTTTTAACTTCTCAGTAAAACATTAATGACTTCAATACAAAATTCATCCTCAGTCGCAGCATATatgcattatttaaatattcctaGTAACATTTGGGAGACTATTGGCAAAATGCATACCTGTTTTAATCTTAATTATGTTTGGAAAATCTATGGTAATATTTTAGATTTGGTATGTGAAATATGAGtacatttggaaagaaatttgaaaataggaAGGGGATGTGTGAAGGTGTTATCAAagttataaatgtaatatattttatgaatctgTGCAACTCTTTAAGGTAGATTGTTCACATTATACAAGGGATTATAGGCCAAGATTTGAATTCACTTATATATATCTCTGTGATTTAAAATTCCTCATCATTAAATGCTTTGGTAATCTGCCTCAAAATGCAGTGAAGACTGGTTCAGACAGAAGATTTGaatatgggtttcttttttctgataggttttataaaaatatttttacaagctTTCATAcataaagtttctttttcccATGAGACTATCTCCATGCTGctcataattctatttttttcccttcataaacATATCCATTCTGTTTAGTTATCATTCTTGCTCTTCCATCTCTGCCCACATAGCAGTGTCACCCCCTGGGGTAGGGTATCTGATGACCACTAAAAttatggcttttttctttctccctcaggTACACTGGAATCCAGATTAACATACTCCTGGTATGTTTATGTTACTTTCTGCCCAGAATAGAGAGCTTCAGAGAAGACTATGAGTAAAAACCTTATTAACGGTTCTGTCTTTCCCTTCCATTACCTACAACCTTCTTGTATCACCTACACTGAAGATGTTCTAATTAGTGACTCATAACTCAACGATAATTATAAGCCTCTTATTTGTCTCAAATATCCACTCATACACCTGTCTTGCAAAATATTCCAACTCCAATCAATTTACAGAGATCTCATCTGAGCCATTTATCTAGGTATTGGAAGAGAGCACTCCAAATCTACAGACTCTTCTGTCTGGCATACATCATAAGTCTCTTTACCTCACTTACACTGAACATGCCTTGTTTAAATTCAAGTTCATAATCCTGAATATTTTGCTATTCTCTGAGATCAAGATATTTTCCAAATCTATTTACTGTGTCAGGTCACTTCTTCTTTAGCATATCAAGATCTGTACCAAATACATTTCTTCTTGGTGTTCTCTAGGTGCTCTGCATGCATGGGTTTAGTTATTCTGAAGGTCATTTCAGTGGATCACTTTTTGGCATTCTGTAACCCACTCTTCTGCCCAAACATCTGAACACTTCCCTGCATTATTGAATGGACATTACTTTGGAGACTTGGGTGTCTGGTGTTCCTACTTTCTCTTTGGAAGTACTTCTTCATTGGTATTTGTCATCTATTATTTGTTATCACTGCTATCTACAGGCTggattcattgttttgttttgttttaatttcatttatttatccatgagagacacagaaagaggcagagatataggcatagggagaagcagactccctgcagggagcctgatgtgagacttgatcctgggacttcaggatcacgccctgagctgaagacagatgctcaaccactgagccactcaggtgtccctggattcATTGTTCATTGTGATCTGTACATACTGCTTTTTTGTAAGATTCTAGACATTGTTTCTGTGGTAAAATGGCAGAAGGCCCTCATATCTGAGTGCTCTTGTACTTAATGTTGATAATCATTTTCTTCCAGGTGCACCACTTTGGACAGCCTGCACAGTGTCTGTACTCCTATAGGTTGCCATTGTCAatgccttttctctcctcttcaatcCACCTCAATACTTACAGTATCAAATTCAAGTGAGATGCAATAGCATTTTGCTTGGGTATGAAAAAAAGTTAGGGCATATTAGAATAAAGAGGACCTTTGAGTTATGGAGTCTTGGATCACTCTGAACT is a genomic window of Canis lupus familiaris isolate Mischka breed German Shepherd chromosome 21, alternate assembly UU_Cfam_GSD_1.0, whole genome shotgun sequence containing:
- the OR51K2 gene encoding olfactory receptor family 51 subfamily K member 2; translation: MFNSSQFNPKYFLLTGLPGLEALYPWFIVPFCSIYLVALVGNSLVLAVIRKNTTLHQPMYLFLAMLAFAELGVSASTLPTVLGIFLFGANEICFEACLLQMFSIHCFSIMESGVLLAMSVDRFVAIYNPLRYTAILTRPRIAATGAALGLKSVMLMFPLPFLLKRLPFCGHNVLSHSYCLHSDLIQLPCGDTRPNSILGLCIVTSTFGLDSLLIILSYVLILYTVLGITSGEGRCKALNTCVSHMCAVLVYYVPMISVALVHRFMKHTAPALRLLLANIYLLVPPVLNPIIYSVKTKQIRQGLIQLFLPRK